One Dictyostelium discoideum AX4 chromosome 3 chromosome, whole genome shotgun sequence genomic region harbors:
- the crlG gene encoding G-protein-coupled receptor family protein (Similar to GPCR) has product MSSIIFIPNDADNINSIMVTISSSLSLVGCLFILSIYIYYKELREFQLKLIFIMTINDFIISIIFLIATHIQTKYFDAITNVFPFFCNFPDSLLHYFFLSSFFWEVCIAHTLIQVIKYNNDKVEDNLKKYFIFSNGLSALIMVSLFFIRSYSKIDCHHDSIFPHLLFFIPLLLTWIYNIIVCALLTKTFKEQAMNFGYSLGINGGSGSYINFTNNNSIDNYSNIIIKNDLIINNNNNINVNNNNNNINILFHVNVNNNNNKIIIKRIRKTPNIIWTSIFFLFSFGFIWSWSILVIILKYLSLDVKYILMISYFFIPLHGCMNAVCFGVNDRLRMNLKKSCKNYYYKFLGLFSLDKRKSYGINGNNKNNKNNNGANCEERSLIDYSPDDDDDEDDDNNNNNYSDGNYYQIPSPFLIDSRNSSNLTDYSVILDNNNNNNNNGPYNPTRSNSITELLYNNINSLNAIRILSNNNNNNNNNNNNNNNNNNNNNNINNNDNNNNNNNNNSFCTIDEDETK; this is encoded by the exons ATGTCCtctattatatttattcCAAATGATGctgataatataaattcaataatggtaacaatttcatcatcattatcattagtAGGATGTTTATTCATTCtttctatttatatttattataaagagTTAAGGGAATTTCAacttaaattaatttttataatgacaataaatgattttataatttcaataatatttttaatagcAACACATATCCaaacaaaatattttgaCGCCATAACAAATGTTTTCCCCTTCTTTTGTAATTTCCCCGATTCATTattacattatttttttttatcttcatTTTTTTGGGAAGTTTGTATTGCTCATACATTAATTCAAG ttataaaatataataatgataaagttgaagataatttaaagaaatattttatattttcaaatggaCTTTCAGCATTAATAATggtatcattattttttataagaaGTTATAGTAAAATCGATTGTCATCATGATTCAATCTTTCCCCATCTTTTATTCTTTATACCATTATTGTTAACTTGGATTTACAATATTATAGTTTGTGCATTATTAACCAAAACATTTAAAGAACAAGCAATGAATTTTGGCTACTCTTTAGGTATtaatggtggtagtggtagttaTATAAACTTTactaataacaatagtattGATAATTACTCAAAtataatcattaaaaatgatttaataataaataataataataatatcaatgtcaataataataataataatataaatatattatttcatGTCAAtgtcaataataataataacaaaataataata aaAAGAATTAGAAAAACACCAAATATAATATGGACatcaattttctttttattttcatttggatTCATTTGGTCATGGTCAATATTggtgataatattgaaatatttatcaTTGGATGTAAAGTATATTCTAATGATATCCTATTTCTTTATTCCATTACATGGTTGTATGAATGCAGTTTGTTTTGGTGTAAATGATAGACTTAGAATGAATCTCAAGAAAAGttgtaaaaattattattataaatttttaggTTTATTTAGTTTAGATAAAAGGAAATCATATGGTataaatggaaataataaaaataataaaaataataatggggCTAATTGTGAAGAAAGaagtttaattgattattctcctgatgatgatgatgatgaagatgatgataataataataataattatagcgatggaaattattatcaaattccttcaccttttttaattgatagtagaaattcttcaaatttaaCAGATTATTCTGTAATTTtagataataacaataataacaataataatggtcCTTATAATCCAACAAGATCTAACTCCATTACTGAATtactttataataatataaatagtttaaatgcaattagaattttaagtaataataataataataataataataataataataataataataataataataataataataataatatcaataataatgataacaataataataataataataataatagtttttgtacaatagatgaagatgaaaccaaataa
- the utp6 gene encoding U3 small nucleolar ribonucleoprotein (Similar to TPR), translated as MDRVNFSIDQLLEETSKLVSLGIISKQECKDIMKKREYHEIKIFNRNSHKSDFLTYIKYELELDRLFHKRGKAKNIEFDYRLRSALRHAIILFGSATKKFPKDEALWINALNIRMKRASKEGTGRLFSIALSNLPRSAKLWKLAATFEFEVNKNIQNARNLIQAGIQFNKTDKSLWHYFFLMELTYISLLFSDITFIDKKIEEEEEEAIKLNLDSLRKSEKIEKDEFITFGKEILSADKLKQSSLIRGQIAQIVFRKAIKSSIGQDFDFRKHFYKIASKFLDIGKDSENPMGAGELLQKEILESLVTDFPNDDKTYIFLASIEQSKSSEPSLLKRLNNSTKILNQGLTIIKSESYLFNYIHFIRQIIVDIKLKENKLIENITDILLKAYKYSIDNNILKESGYQYYIELLLELGKTNDAIKVSEESVKLFKNSNQLWNQRINLLIKNEMVVKLFDNLSNNNEYNNIDKCFEMAVKNCTSSTTSTTSSTSTSSSSNLFIEYFKYQVVFKFDKDYKKIVDLFEKLLKQLDEFYQKCILYEEERIEKNINDIRSLYEKCLSIKEISSKDVDVWLNYRNFELKSAGDIERANTIATRGKKSLADPLPLLSQLQ; from the exons ATGGATAGAGTCAATTTTAGTATTGATCAATTATTAGAGGAAACCTCTAAATTGGTTTCATTAGGTATCATTAGTAAACAAGAATGTAAAGatattatgaaaaaaagagaatatcatgaaattaaaatttttaatagaaATTCTCATAAATCTGATTTCTTGACATACATCAAATATGAATTAGAATTAGATAGATTATTTCATAAAAGGGGTAAAGCTAAAA atatcGAGTTTGATTATCGTTTAAGATCAGCATTAAGACATgcaattatattatttggtaGTGCAACAAAGAAATTCCCAAAAGATGAAGCATTATGGATTAATGCATTAAATATTAGAATGAAGAGAGCAAGTAAAGAAGGTACAGGtagattattttcaattgcaCTTTCAAATTTACCAAGATCAGCAAAACTTTGGAAATTAGCAGcaacatttgaatttgaagttaataaaaatattcaaaatgctagaaatttaattcaagctggtattcaatttaataaaactgataaatcattatggcattatttctttttaatggAATTAACttatatttcattattatttagtgatattacttttattgat aaaaaaattgaagaagaagaagaagaagcaattaaattaaatttagataGTTTAAGAAAATCAGAAAAGATTGAGAAGGATGAATTCATTACATTTggtaaagaaattttaagtgcagataaattaaaacaatcatcattaattagAGGTCAAATCGCTCAAATCGTTTTTAGAAAAGCAATAAAGAGTAGTATTGGTcaagattttgattttagaAAACATTTTTATAAGATTGCCTCtaaatttttagatattgGAAAAGACTCTGAAAATCCAATGGGTGCTGGTGAATTActtcaaaaagaaattttggAATCTTTAGTTACTGATTTCccaaatgatgataaaactTATATCTTTTTAGCTTCAATTGAACAATCAAAATCTTCTGAACcatctttattaaaaagattaaataattcaactaAAATTCTTAATCAAGGTTTAACT attattaaaagtgaaagttatttatttaattatattcattttattagaCAAATTATAgttgatattaaattaaaagaaaataaattaattgaaaatattacagatattttattgaaagcttataaatattcaattgataataatatattaaaggAAAGTggttatcaatattatattgaattattattagaattagGTAAAACCAATGATGCAATTAAAGTTTCAGAAGAAtctgttaaattatttaaaaattcaaatcaacTTTGGAAtcaaagaattaatttattaattaaaaatgaaatggttgttaaattatttgataatttatcaaataataatgaatataataatattgataaatgtTTTGAAATGGCAGTTAAGAATTGTACttcttcaacaacatcaacaacatcatcaacatcaacatcatcatcatcaaatttattcattGAATACTTTAAATATCAAGTTGTTTTCaaatttgataaagattataaaaagattgtagatttatttgaaaaattattaaaacaattagatG AATTTTACCAAAAATGCATTTTATATGAAGAAGAAAGAATTGAAAAGAATATAAATGATATTAGATCATTGTATGAAAAATGTTTATCAATCAAAGAAATCTCATCAAAAGATGTTGATGTTTGGTTAAATTATAGAAATTTCGAATTAAAATCAGCTGGTGATATTGAAAGAGCAAATACAATTGCGACAAGAGGAAAGAAATCCCTTGCTGATCCATTACCACTTCTCTCTCAATTACAATAA